The Diorhabda carinulata isolate Delta chromosome 4, icDioCari1.1, whole genome shotgun sequence genomic interval tggataaaattccttatttgtgaggttaagattccttttccgtagaaataatatgaattgtatagtataattaaattttgttcaatgtatCATATGTAATCCTTTCACAGAAATAGAACTTCttgattatatcatataaaattgacataattttctactattttccttatattgtacatctaaataatagaatattcatcTGAGTCGATTTATAACAGATAACTGTGTAGAATTATCAAATTAGAGGAACGGCTAACTTCAGGTTAGACTCATAGGCGTATTcaactacattttattaaactttatttgaattaaaaataatacaattaacttttaacataaaacttttattgatttgttaaaaggaaaaacatccataagttatttatttatgccaGAACTCAAAGAGAGAATGAGTTTCATGCCCGGCAAATAACGTGCTAGcgacaacaatataaaaaaataataataaaaacaataataatagatgtaaatataattataattacaatatatatatatatatatatatatatatatatatatatatatatatatatatattgttatgttattatagtgtgtaatgtttatttttataaattttattttaaataaaatcagattttaatttgggcgccattaataattatttgaatttctttattttattatgttattattattttttttattctcagggtattatattgtgaggtcaaattaaaaaattttattgcgataaattgttatggttataaggtcagattataatagttttaagaccgggtctgttctttataattaataaaatattcaaaatatacaatttcttaactagctattacaattattttattttacaaacattcattcattcattcatactcataattacactcataaaactaaattatatgaaaatgtgaactcaaatattatatactaaaagaaatacttaaacttaatagaacagtaccttaagtgttttttttttaaattggaaattgttacggcTTTGCAGAATAAACATATACTCCGCTtagttccactcctgttcttttccttttcacaacttctttatcttggaaattgtccctttgtgagtattctcacttatttcactttatttaattgttttcactaatttcttattactacacttatacaattattaattatcaatcctttgaatattttatgccttttttatcaagattttattttttttttaaatttcaattaaaattattttactcttttttctcttgcaaaaaaaatttttctcgttgttgattctcttcttcattgtttttcaaataatattatgctataatttctttgttgtatttatttcattcctatgttattaattttatcattgcagtatgtcacacaaatttttgaagttggtgctcctgtttttatctgtcaatttatggattaaattctttgattatacaggatttgtcaaaattaaataataatttagaatatagtattggccaaaacttaatataaagaatgttatttattttattgtgataaactgctctaagtaaccgaataacagaactgaacttattgctttatttatatcttattattatttaataatttattttggatatattcataccataacaacattcccaaaatttgttttcttgatttattttatttataaaagaaataagaaaaccaaattttaattcttctttataAGTTGTTCTCAGTTATTGTcttttattccaataattattttgtgataaattcccagttataattttttttagtattaatgAAATATCCAATAAATTTATCAGTCATGTCCTTTCgttttatgtataaaatctaTATAACTGATTAACATGGAAGATTCCTCTTATTCTCTCACTAATGGGATCTTTCAAAATAGTCTCAAGATGAAAATGatgttcttttatatttttggaaaaaatcaaaatgtcatCCACATAATGAAGAACAAATGATTCatacttatttaatattttatttagtgcCCTTACTAATGAACTACATGCACTTTGTACACCAAATGGCACAACACAAAATCTATAGATTTCTCCGTCTATGGAAAAAGCTGTAAAATCCCGACTATCCTCATGTAAAGGAATCAACCAAAAACTATGTTTTAAGTCTAGTCTTGAAAATATAGATGCTCTTGTTATACGTCCCAAAATAGATTCAACTGACATAGGTGCTTCATATTgaggttttgaaaatttatttatatttcttgcaTCTAAACAAAGTCTCAATTCTCCATTCTTTTTTAATACCACAACAATAGGATTAATGTATTGAGTTgcttctttctattattttattttccaatagttCTTTTATGCATTTTCTCACTTGATCTTTATACTTGTATGGAATAGGATAAGTTTTAGCTTTGAAATTCTTAATATCTTCATTGACTTCTATTTTATGTACATAATCTTTCGCAAttctattttcctttgaaaataaattattatatttattcattaacatttttatttcttcttttctgtcCTCTGGACAATCCATTATAACTTCATCTTCcccttcttcttcatcatcataatttttattcaattcttcctTGTACATATTATTAACTACTTTACCTTCTTCCTTCAAAGctattatttcaaagttaatccatgttccatccaattttaatcttctttcttcaatatCTATTATGGCTTTATGTTTTTCTAGCTCATCATAtcctattattatttctgtctCAATATCTGGAGCAATTAATACttgtaaattaaattcttttcccTTAATATTAgcgtttatatttattaatctattaatttcacatattttctttgaattagcacctattaaatttatttttgggattttaataattttatttgtaggaatatttaatttatcaacaaaatttttattaatcattgaTGCTTCTGATCCAGTATCAATAAGTAATTTAGTTTCTAAATTGTTAATTAGcccatttataataattaaactattatTCCCATCTGtgtctatattttcatttatttttataaattcatttggattttcatatttacaaatatatagattttgtttatttgatgtgtgcgtatttaaaaattttcattgtcatTTATTTGTTCAGTTGTCTGTCTTGTATTTTCCCTATATATTTGTGCTGTATGTAATCTTGtctcatttatatttgttacatCATCATCTCTGCTTTCTGATCTATTTCTTCTATCTTGAttgattctttgaaaatttactctTCTTGTCTCTTGATCTCCATTTCCTCTTTGCATATTTCCTTCAGAATTTCTTCTCTCCAGTCCTCTATATTGTCTATTGTTCctgtcattataattattttgtctgTATGAATCATTGTTGTTTCTATTGTTAGTATTAGTATTGTAGTTTCTgttattgtaattattgttattataattattgttattattaatttgtgcagtattattataatttctattattattaaatctattatttgtccaattgttattttgattgttgtttctctgattattttcattgtttctataatttgttcttatattttgttgtgAATTTTCATGTCTGATCAAATTTCTCTCTACTCTTTGTAGATACATAGATAATTGAtccaattttcttatattttgtattgcaatGGTCTCAGCCAATTCTGCCTTGAAATGCCTTGCTATGAACATAACGATTTCCTCCTCAGGGATTGGTGGTTCCAGATATTGTGTCATCGCATGTAGTTGGATTGCATAATTGTTCAAACTATGGCTTCTATTTTCATCAAACTTTCCGAAATATAATTGTTCCCTGATGGTTGATTGAGTATTTTCCCCccagaaatattgtaaaaatgccgtttcaaaatcttgaaattccGACATATCTTTTTCCCTGGCAGAAAACCATATTAACGCATGATTTTCTAAATGATCtcttattatttcctttatgtcttcaatattatttattcctcttattcgatttttcaaaattcttatgAATATCTTTGGAtgcagttttttaatatttccgtcaaatttttgactagttgctccataaattgtttttactccTCCAACATATTCCATACTCATtccttttttctcaatttgttctatttttccttgtatgtcctttatttccattttaaattccctttttgttttataattctcTTCTTCTGCTatcttaaaattcatttttatttctttgttcatCTCTTCCTCCAtatcttgtatatttttattcgttttcattatttctctatctaatttctttatcttctcagtatttatttctattttcttactATTCCCacctatttccatttttaattcattttcatttttcttaatattttccatttctctagATTGTATTTCTTCCACTTCCATTAATCTTCCTAACATTTCATCTCGAATTTCTTGTTTTGTCTCTTGTATTTTGTTTTCGGCATAGCTTCTTACTTCTTCCAATTGTTTTCTCATATCTTCTATTTTCTCTTCCATTCTTTGactatttgtattcatttctcgttttatttcttttttagattcatccattttttttatcataatctgGAACATACTCATTATATCCATCCTCTCTTTCTTTTTCTGTGAATTTTCTGCTGTTTgattttctatcatttcttctgtttcaGTTCTCTCTGTTTCTTCATTATGGTCTTGTTCCATATAATGTACTTGGAAATCACCCATTCCATGTCTCCTTTCTTCTTCATCTGATTCTCCTTCTGCTCTTATTTGTTTCCCATCTCTGAGTGTCAttcctttttccatttttcttgtttaaatttgttattactgTAAACTCTTCAATGCCAAATTTTGttatgtccaatttttttttatgcccaatttttatatatgccCCACGTTGGGCACCAAattgttatggtattatagtgtgtaatgtttatttttataaattttattttaaataaaatcagattttaatttgggcgccattaataatcatttgaatttctttattttattatgttattttttttttttattctcagggtattatattgtgaggtcaaattaaaaaattttattgcgataaattgttatggttataaggtcagattataatagttttaagaccgggtctgttctttataattaataaaatattcaaaatatacaatttcttaactagctattacaattattttattttacaaacattcattcattaattcatactcataattacactcataaaactaatttatatgaaaatatgaactcaaatattatatactaaaagaaatacttaaacttaat includes:
- the LOC130893000 gene encoding probable serine/threonine-protein kinase DDB_G0291350, whose amino-acid sequence is MEKGMTLRDGKQIRAEGESDEEERRHGMGDFQVHYMEQDHNEETERTETEEMIENQTAENSQKKKERMDIMNIKEIIRDHLENHALIWFSAREKDMSEFQDFETAFLQYFWGENTQSTIREQLYFGKFDENRSHSLNNYAIQLHAMTQYLEPPIPEEEIVMFIARHFKAELAETIAIQNIRKLDQLSINYNTNTNNRNNNDSYRQNNYNDRNNRQYRGLERRNSEGNMQRGNGDQETRRVNFQRINQDRRNRSESRDDDVTNINETRLHTAQIYRENTRQTTEQINDNENF